Proteins from a genomic interval of Ferrovibrio terrae:
- a CDS encoding ABC transporter ATP-binding protein, with protein sequence MTDTALLLVKDLSVRFGQGDNPVDAVKHVSFEIARGETLALVGESGSGKSVTALSVLQLLPYPLASHPNGSIRFGGEEMLNVPPAALQRIRGNRIAMVFQEPMTSLNPLHTIERQINEVLFLHKHLNTAAARARTLELLQLVGLPEAEKRLGAYPHQLSGGQRQRVMIAVALANEPDLLIADEPTTALDVTIQAQILKLLKDLQQKMGMAMLLITHDLNIVRKVVDRVCIMTNGEIVEQGPVAQVFGQPQHAYTKKLLAAEPKGTAVAAAINAPVVMEARDVKVWFPITAGLLRRTVGHIKAVDGISLSVRAGETLGVVGESGSGKSTLAYALLRLQRSEGSIRFRGEELQGRSWGEMRPLRKDMQIVFQDPFDSLSPRLSVFHIVSEGLQVHGIGANETERRAMVAEALTEVGLDPAAMDRYPHEFSGGQRQRIAIARAIVLKPKFIVLDEPTSALDMSVQAQIVDLLRDLQQKHGLGYLFISHDLRVVRALSDRVMVMKDGKVVEENRAQQIFDAPQTDYTKALIAAAFDIAVCHEAAVRG encoded by the coding sequence ATGACCGACACAGCCCTTCTTTTGGTCAAAGACCTGAGCGTGCGCTTTGGCCAAGGGGACAACCCGGTTGACGCCGTGAAGCACGTCTCCTTCGAGATCGCGCGCGGCGAGACGCTGGCGCTGGTCGGCGAAAGCGGCTCGGGCAAGTCGGTGACGGCATTGTCGGTGCTGCAGCTGCTGCCCTATCCGCTGGCCAGCCACCCGAACGGTTCGATCCGCTTCGGCGGCGAAGAGATGCTGAATGTGCCGCCGGCCGCCCTGCAGCGCATCCGTGGCAACCGCATTGCCATGGTGTTCCAGGAGCCGATGACCTCGCTCAATCCGCTGCACACGATTGAGCGGCAGATCAACGAGGTGCTGTTCCTGCACAAGCACCTGAACACGGCAGCGGCCCGTGCGCGCACGCTGGAACTGCTGCAGCTGGTCGGCCTGCCCGAAGCCGAGAAACGCCTGGGCGCCTATCCGCATCAGCTGTCGGGCGGTCAGCGCCAGCGCGTGATGATCGCCGTGGCGCTGGCCAATGAGCCCGACCTGCTGATCGCCGACGAGCCGACCACGGCGCTGGATGTCACCATCCAGGCGCAGATCCTGAAACTGCTGAAAGACCTGCAGCAGAAGATGGGCATGGCGATGCTGCTGATCACGCATGACCTGAATATCGTGCGCAAAGTCGTCGACCGTGTCTGCATCATGACCAATGGCGAGATCGTCGAGCAGGGCCCGGTCGCGCAGGTCTTCGGCCAGCCGCAGCATGCCTATACAAAAAAATTGCTGGCCGCCGAGCCCAAGGGTACTGCCGTTGCGGCCGCCATCAATGCCCCGGTGGTGATGGAGGCCAGGGACGTGAAAGTCTGGTTCCCGATCACGGCCGGGCTGCTGCGCCGGACGGTGGGTCATATCAAGGCCGTCGATGGCATCAGCCTGTCAGTGCGCGCCGGCGAGACGCTCGGAGTGGTTGGCGAGTCCGGGTCGGGCAAGTCGACGCTGGCCTACGCGCTGCTGCGCCTGCAGCGCAGCGAAGGCAGCATCCGCTTCCGCGGCGAAGAACTGCAGGGCCGCAGCTGGGGCGAAATGCGCCCCCTGCGCAAGGACATGCAGATCGTCTTCCAGGACCCGTTCGACTCGCTCTCGCCGCGCCTGTCGGTCTTCCATATCGTCTCGGAAGGTCTGCAGGTGCATGGCATCGGCGCCAACGAAACCGAGCGCCGCGCCATGGTGGCCGAGGCACTGACTGAAGTCGGCCTCGATCCGGCTGCCATGGATCGCTATCCGCATGAATTCTCCGGCGGCCAGCGCCAGCGCATCGCCATTGCCCGCGCCATCGTGCTGAAGCCGAAATTCATCGTGCTCGATGAACCGACTTCGGCGCTCGACATGAGCGTACAGGCGCAGATCGTCGACCTGCTGCGCGACCTGCAGCAGAAGCATGGCTTGGGCTATCTGTTCATCAGCCACGACCTGCGTGTGGTGCGTGCGTTGTCGGACCGCGTGATGGTGATGAAGGACGGCAAGGTGGTGGAAGAAAATCGCGCGCAGCAGATATTCGATGCACCACAGACCGACTATACCAAGGCGCTGATTGCCGCTGCCTTCGACATCGCAGTGTGCCACGAAGCGGCGGTTCGCGGCTGA
- a CDS encoding 2-hydroxyacid dehydrogenase, which translates to MALLIYTRAHDPAVWAAELKVLAPDLDIRIHPNTGNPNDIEVALVAKPPPGLLKTFPNLKLIHAFGAGVDAILADPHLPRHVPLTRVIDDRLTLAMTEYVLLHVLRFHRQVDTMAANQRNRAWKWLPPVDASERVIGIMGMGTLGMAAAQKLSQFGFQLVSWSRGLKAVDGVTSFHGDEHLDSFLRLCNILICLLPLTPETRGIINRRALSLLPRGGYIINAARGGHVVEADLLHALDSEWLSGATLDVFDEEPLRDAHPFWTHPKVTVTPHNAADSIPAQVAPQIVDNIRRLQQGQPLLRLVDYKRGY; encoded by the coding sequence ATGGCGCTGCTGATCTACACCAGGGCGCATGACCCAGCGGTCTGGGCCGCCGAACTGAAGGTGCTGGCGCCCGATCTGGACATCCGCATCCATCCCAACACCGGCAACCCGAACGACATTGAAGTGGCGCTGGTGGCCAAGCCGCCGCCGGGCCTGCTCAAGACTTTCCCGAACCTGAAGCTGATCCACGCCTTTGGCGCCGGCGTCGATGCCATCCTGGCCGACCCGCATCTGCCGCGCCATGTGCCGCTGACGCGCGTGATCGACGATCGCCTGACTTTGGCGATGACGGAATATGTGCTGCTGCATGTGCTGCGCTTCCATCGCCAGGTCGACACCATGGCTGCCAACCAGCGCAACAGGGCGTGGAAATGGCTGCCTCCGGTGGATGCCTCGGAACGCGTGATCGGCATCATGGGCATGGGCACACTGGGGATGGCGGCGGCGCAGAAGCTGTCACAGTTCGGCTTTCAGCTAGTGAGCTGGAGCCGCGGCCTGAAGGCCGTCGATGGCGTCACCAGTTTCCATGGCGACGAGCATCTCGACAGTTTCCTGCGGCTCTGCAACATACTGATCTGCCTGCTGCCGCTGACGCCGGAGACGCGCGGCATCATCAACCGCCGCGCCCTGTCGCTGCTGCCGCGCGGCGGCTATATCATCAATGCCGCACGCGGCGGCCATGTGGTGGAAGCCGACCTGCTGCACGCGCTCGATTCCGAGTGGTTATCGGGCGCAACGCTGGATGTGTTCGATGAAGAACCCTTACGCGACGCGCATCCCTTCTGGACGCATCCGAAGGTGACGGTGACGCCGCACAATGCGGCCGACAGCATCCCGGCCCAGGTGGCGCCGCAGATCGTCGACAACATTCGCCGCCTGCAGCAGGGCCAGCCCCTGCTACGGCTGGTGGATTATAAGCGCGGCTACTGA
- a CDS encoding primosomal protein N', translating into MTPADLIHVLLPLPLAEPFTYRAGSAGPLAPGDIVEVPIGSRISLGVVWEGVPAPLPEKARLKDVIRRCDAPPIQPVLRKLVDWVASYTLNPTGAVLKMCLPEPRALVEPPPLRAVLRIGDAAGVKMGEQARHTEQRGRVLEIAREQPGMTVTELAEVAAVSQAVVRKLVELGALQADQVPAFRPPPAPDWQRAGRKLNTLQAEAAAALRSATEARDFSVTLLEGVTGAGKTEVYYEAVSAALQMGRQVLVLLPEIALTQQSLDRFEQRFGAPAWAWHSEMAEGRRAATLRAISRGEAKVVIGARSALFLPYADLGLVVVDEEHDGSYKQEEGVIYNARDMAVVRAKLEGIAVVLASATPSLESLHNVARRRYAHAVLPERHNAASLPAIRIIDMRKEKLPSQRFISAPLAAAMTQTIAAGEQGMLFLNRRGYAPLTLCGACGHRLQCPNCAAWLVEHKRHGNLQCHHCGHQQRLPKNCPACEAEDKFKACGPGVERLAEEAAMLFPDARLAVMASDTANSPKQISEMLERMERREIDILVGTQIVAKGHHFPLLTLVGVIDADLGLAGGDPRAAERTYQLLTQVAGRAGRAAHPGRVLLQSFDPSHPVIAALSRYDTAGFLAAEMAERQRAGMPPFGRLAAVIVSGPDQAEVEQAARALARSAPRGNGLSVLGPAPAPLHYLRGRFRERLLLKAEREIDVPAALREWMAKTKLPSGVKRTVDIDPYSFL; encoded by the coding sequence TTGACGCCTGCCGATCTGATCCATGTGCTGTTGCCTTTGCCGCTGGCCGAGCCCTTTACCTACCGGGCTGGCAGCGCAGGGCCACTTGCGCCCGGCGATATCGTGGAAGTACCGATCGGCAGCCGTATTTCGCTCGGCGTGGTCTGGGAAGGCGTGCCGGCACCCTTGCCGGAAAAAGCCAGACTGAAGGATGTGATCCGGCGCTGCGACGCGCCGCCGATCCAGCCGGTGCTGCGCAAGCTGGTCGACTGGGTGGCGAGCTATACGCTCAATCCCACCGGCGCGGTGCTGAAAATGTGCCTGCCCGAGCCGCGCGCGCTGGTCGAACCGCCGCCGCTGCGCGCCGTGTTGCGGATCGGTGACGCCGCTGGTGTGAAGATGGGCGAGCAGGCGCGCCATACTGAGCAAAGAGGGCGCGTTCTCGAAATCGCACGCGAGCAGCCTGGCATGACGGTGACCGAACTGGCCGAGGTTGCTGCCGTGTCGCAGGCCGTGGTGCGCAAGCTGGTCGAGCTGGGTGCGCTGCAGGCCGATCAGGTGCCGGCCTTCCGTCCACCGCCCGCGCCAGACTGGCAGCGTGCGGGCCGCAAGCTGAATACCCTGCAGGCCGAAGCCGCCGCGGCACTGCGCAGCGCCACCGAAGCGCGGGATTTCTCGGTCACGCTGCTGGAAGGCGTGACAGGCGCGGGCAAGACCGAAGTGTATTACGAAGCCGTGTCGGCCGCGTTGCAGATGGGCCGGCAGGTTCTGGTGCTGCTGCCGGAAATCGCGCTGACGCAGCAATCGCTGGACCGCTTCGAGCAGCGCTTCGGCGCACCCGCCTGGGCCTGGCATTCCGAAATGGCCGAGGGCCGCCGTGCCGCCACTTTGCGCGCGATCAGCCGTGGCGAAGCCAAAGTCGTGATCGGTGCGCGCTCGGCGCTGTTCCTGCCTTATGCCGATCTGGGCCTTGTGGTGGTGGATGAAGAACACGATGGTTCCTACAAGCAGGAAGAGGGCGTGATCTACAACGCGCGCGACATGGCGGTGGTGCGCGCCAAACTGGAAGGCATTGCAGTGGTGCTGGCGTCGGCGACGCCGTCGCTGGAAAGCCTGCATAACGTGGCGCGGCGGCGCTATGCCCATGCCGTGTTGCCCGAACGCCACAATGCCGCCAGCCTGCCGGCCATCAGGATCATCGATATGCGGAAAGAGAAGCTGCCGTCGCAGCGCTTCATCTCCGCGCCGCTGGCCGCCGCAATGACGCAGACGATTGCGGCCGGCGAGCAGGGCATGCTGTTCCTGAACCGGCGTGGTTATGCACCGCTGACGCTCTGCGGCGCCTGCGGCCATCGCCTGCAATGCCCGAATTGTGCGGCCTGGCTGGTCGAGCACAAGCGGCATGGCAATCTGCAATGCCATCATTGCGGCCATCAGCAGCGTCTGCCGAAAAACTGCCCGGCCTGCGAGGCGGAAGACAAGTTCAAGGCCTGCGGCCCCGGCGTGGAGCGGCTGGCCGAGGAAGCCGCCATGCTGTTTCCCGATGCACGGCTGGCCGTGATGGCATCCGACACCGCCAACTCGCCGAAGCAGATCAGCGAGATGCTGGAACGCATGGAGCGGCGCGAGATCGATATTCTGGTGGGTACGCAGATCGTGGCGAAAGGCCATCACTTTCCATTGCTGACATTGGTCGGCGTGATCGATGCCGATCTTGGCCTGGCCGGCGGCGATCCGCGTGCGGCGGAGCGCACCTATCAGCTGCTGACCCAAGTGGCGGGCCGTGCGGGTCGCGCCGCCCATCCGGGTCGCGTGCTGCTGCAGTCTTTCGATCCCAGCCATCCGGTGATCGCGGCGCTGAGCCGGTATGACACCGCCGGTTTCCTGGCGGCCGAGATGGCCGAACGCCAGCGCGCCGGCATGCCGCCGTTCGGTCGGCTGGCGGCCGTGATCGTCAGCGGGCCCGACCAGGCGGAGGTGGAGCAGGCGGCGCGCGCGCTGGCGCGGTCGGCGCCGCGCGGCAATGGACTGTCGGTGCTGGGGCCGGCGCCTGCACCGTTGCATTATCTGCGTGGCCGCTTCCGCGAACGTCTGCTGCTCAAGGCCGAACGTGAGATCGATGTGCCTGCCGCTTTGCGGGAATGGATGGCAAAGACAAAACTACCGTCAGGTGTAAAGCGCACGGTCGATATCGATCCTTATAGCTTTCTTTAG
- the fsa gene encoding fructose-6-phosphate aldolase: protein MKFFVDTADIAEIAELNETGLLDGVTTNPSLVAKTGKDFVSTIKEICKIVKGPVSAEVTATDHATMLAEGRKLAALATNVAVKVPLTVDGLKTCKALSDDGIMVNVTLCFSAAQAILAAKAGATFISPFVGRLDDIGQDGMQLIADIVQIYNNYPDFKTEVLVASIRHPIHLIESAKIGADVATLPPNVLKGLVKHPLTDKGLEAFLADWKKTGQSILDK from the coding sequence ATGAAATTTTTCGTCGATACTGCCGATATCGCCGAGATCGCCGAGCTGAACGAGACCGGTCTGCTGGATGGCGTCACCACCAATCCGTCGCTGGTGGCCAAGACCGGCAAGGACTTCGTCAGCACGATCAAGGAAATCTGCAAGATCGTGAAGGGTCCGGTCTCCGCCGAGGTGACCGCCACCGATCATGCCACCATGCTGGCCGAGGGCCGCAAGCTGGCAGCCCTGGCCACCAACGTGGCCGTGAAGGTGCCGCTGACGGTGGATGGCCTGAAGACCTGCAAGGCGCTGTCCGATGACGGCATCATGGTCAACGTGACGCTGTGCTTCTCGGCTGCGCAGGCAATTCTGGCCGCCAAGGCTGGCGCCACCTTTATCTCGCCTTTCGTCGGCCGGCTGGACGATATCGGCCAGGACGGCATGCAGCTGATCGCCGACATCGTGCAGATCTACAACAACTACCCTGACTTCAAGACCGAGGTGCTGGTCGCTTCGATCCGGCATCCGATCCACCTGATCGAATCCGCCAAGATTGGCGCCGATGTCGCCACCCTGCCGCCGAATGTGCTCAAGGGCCTGGTGAAGCATCCGCTGACCGACAAGGGCCTGGAGGCCTTCCTCGCCGACTGGAAGAAGACCGGCCAGTCGATCCTGGACAAGTAG